CCATGTGTTTTGAAAGCAGCAGGTTTTCTTTTGTCGGCGCACCGTCGTAAATTTCAAAGGCCAGATCTTTGTAACGATCTCCCAAAACGCCCCACATCAGGTCTTTGACCCGGAACGGCGCGTACACGAATCCCTGCAGCGCCGCCAGCCGCTGGGCTTTTGTCTCCAGACGGGCCCCTTTCGCGTAGACCGGAACGTACATCAGGAAACCGGCCTGCTCGTCAATCCGGTTCTCCTGCATCAGGCGTACTTTTCCGCTTGCCGCCGCGACCCCGGTCACCGCCGCGCGAACCATCGCTTCACGGCGTACTTGCTCGGAAAACATATCATACCCGATCGCCCGGCGGTTACGTTGATCCAGCGGTTCGAGGTAAACGATCGCGGTATAAGACTCCCGTTGTCCCGACGGGCGGAGGGCGTAATCGACGAACCCTTCCGCCCGCATCGCCGCTTCATGCCGTTTGACCTCGGAAGGCTCGATCACCGCAGCGTAGCCGAGCCCCTGGATCCCGGGAAAAGAACGTTCAATCCGGAGCATATCGACAAACGTACGCCATTCGCTCCGCTCGACATTGTCCGAAGCGCTGTAAAGCCCCGCCCCCGCATAGAGGATGTGGCGGTAGGCGTCCATGCGCGTCGTGATCAGCAGTGTCGCCTGCTTGGTCACCGTTTCGAAACGGAGCCGTTCTTTCTCTTTGGCATTCTCCTGCTCGTATCGAAAAGCCGCAACGCTTAATGCGATTCCCGCGGCCAGAACGGCATAGGCCAGCATCTTTTTATTGAGTATTTTCTCGAATAACGGCTGCATACCGGCACCTCGCATTGCGGAACTGAGTTTATTATACACCTTCAAAGCGCGGATGTGTCCGACATTCGATGAAAATAATCGAGCGCGATCCCCTCGCGCAAGCCGTCATCGACGACAATCGCTTGCTCATGCCCGAGCGCTTCGTACAATGCCGTCACCATCAAGATCCCCGCCACGATGAGGTTTTCCCTCCCTACCCCGACGTAACGGGTTCGGCGCGCTTCGTCCATGGCCAGCAGCTCATCGTAAGCGCGGTAACATTCGCGGAGGGAGAGGACGTATCCGTTGATCCGTCCGGGATCATAGGTTTCATAATCCATCCCGTTCACGTAAGCCGCGATCGTCGTCGGTGTTCCCGCCGTCAGCACCAGCGATCCGCTTCCCGCCGGGAGGGCATCACGGACGCACGCGGCGAATTCGGCGATTTTTTCGCCGAGTCGTTCCGGACGGCTCACGCTCTCGGAGAGGGTGACGATCCCCTTCTCGATGCTGACCGCACGGCTTTCTCCCCCTTCAACGCGTATCAGTTCGGTCGATCCCCCGCCGATATCGGCCAGAACGAACGCTTCCGCACCGATCCCCAGTTTTTTCAGCCGGTATTGCACTGCCAAGAGCGTCAGGGACGCCTCTTTCATCGGACCGATAATCTCGAACCGCAAACCGCATTCGCGTTCGATCCTCTCAAGAACCTCCGAAGCGTTGCGGGCGCGACGCATCGCGGCGGTGGTGTAGGCGACGACACTCTGGTTTTTCCATTCCATCCGCTCCCGCGCCTGGGCGATGGCCTCTATGATCCGCCGTTGCGCGTTTTCCCCGATCAGGCCGCTTTCATTGAGCCCCTCGGCGGTACGGACGATTTTTTCGAAACTCCGTCCCCACTCGCATCCGTCGTATTCGACGAAACGGATCGTATTGGATCCCAGATCGATCGCGATCATGCGTTCACCGTAATGTCGTCCACCCGCACCAGCGGGCTCCAGGTTTCGAGCGATCCTTTGGGCAGGTCGTTTAGAACCAGCTCACTTTTGTACGCCCGCTGAAAGTCTTCGTACACCCCTTCTATCCCCTCTTCGACACCGAAGAACCGGACGTATTGGCGGATGCCGTTTTCGACCGCCTTTTGCGGGGCTTTGGCGCCGATCTTGTTTTCGAGCTGGACGCAGTAGGCCTGCTGCATCACGACCCCGATGGCGGCATGCTTGTCCCGGACGGTACGATAGGCTTCGAGCGCTGCGAGGGTTTCGCGCGGCTCCCCGAGCGCGGCGTGATGCTGCGCTTCGTCCACCGCTTTGTTCCACATCTCCTCGAGTTCCTGCGCTTCGGGGGTATCGTAGAGGAACGGAAACTGGCTCAGATACGAAAAAGCGTTGACCATGTTCTGGGTATGGACCGCATTCCAGAACAGATGTTTGATACGGATGGTGTCGGCCATTTTCTGCGTTTCGTAGGCGTAATCGGGAAAATAGACGAGTACCTCGCACCCTTTTTGCGCGGTAGCGTAGTCCCCCGCATCGTACGCTTTGTTCGTCTGGATGTAGAGCTTGTCGGCATACTCCATGACGGCCGTATACTCGGCGAATTCCTTGAGAAACGGATGGCGTTTGACCAGGTCGTGGAACCGGACGTAGTCGGCCTGACGGATCACCTGTTTGAAATAATCGTACATTTTCCGTTTTTCAAACAGCTGCTGGATCAGAACCGTTTTGGACGAAATCCCCCGGTACGGCGAAAGGACCGCGCGGGCCTGTTCCTCTCCGTTTGGAGTCATAATCAGTTCCTGCGCTTTGGTAAACGCTTTCTGCCACCGCAACTCCATGCTGCGATACGGCTCGGAATCCTGAAACGCCGGGTACTGCGTAGCGAGGGAATAGGCCAATGCATACCGCTCTTCGAGAACGTTTTTCTTGAACAGGGTATATTTCTCGTAATCCCGCAACAGCTGGTTGATAAAGGCGTTTTTGCCCGGTATCGCACTGAAAATGTCGAGAAGTTCTTTGGCTTTGTCGCGCTCGCTGTTTTCGAGGAAAAAACGCGCCTTGTTGACCGCATCGTCCCATATCCGTTCAGCCGTTTCGTAAGCCTTCGAATACCCCAGCATCGGGTTGATCTCCAGTACGTCGTAAAAGGCTTTGAAACGGCGGTCTCTCAGCATCTGTACGTACTCTTCCTCGTCTCCGAAGAGCGAATAGACCCGGACGTTTCCTTCCGCCGTCCCGACGGCAAGGCGGTAAGGCTCGGTCATAAACGCCAGCGACGTCACCGGTTCGCTCTCTTTGAGGTAGCGCTGGGTAAGGGCGTCCTGGCGGAGGGTGTCGTAGAGGCCGACGTAGCCGAGCTTCGTCCCGACGAAAATGAAACGCCCGTCGGGGCTGGTGCACATCGTGGTGACCTCGTCGTTCATCTTCTGGAACCGCTTGATCACCTGGGCGTTGTGCATGTCCCACAGGACGATCGACCCCTCTTTTTCGACCGAAAGCAGCCGCCCTTCGGAGAGGAATACGATCCTGACGATGGGGCTGTTATGCCCTCTTAGCCTGATGGGCTGCTTCATGATCCCGAGGTTGAGTACCTGAATGCTGCGGTCGTAGCTTCCCGTGGCGATCCACTGCCCCTTGGGGTTGAAAGCCACCGTGGTAACGTAATCGGCGTGCGGCGGCATCACAAACGCCAGCCGCCCCGTCTTGATCACCCACACGTACGCTTTCCCGTCTTGTCCGCAGGTGACGCAATAACGGTTTTTCGGATCGATGGCGACGCTTTCGACCTCTCCCTTGTGGCGGCCGAACTTGTTGACGAGGGTTTTGGAGGGGATGCTGAAAAGAGCCGCCTGGTTCGTCCCCGGGACGACCGAAAACGAATATTCGCCGTTCATCGAAATGTCGACGTGCGATCCGAAGATCCGTTCGTGCTGTATGTTCGTTTTAAAACCGCCCAGAAGAGCGTAGGTTTCAGCCGAAGCGATCCGAAGCGAGTTTTGGGCGTCAATCATCCCAAGATTGCCGTCGGAGAGGGTTCTGAGCAGGAGTATGGGCTGCTTGATATTAAATAATTTTAAAATCTCCATACCCCGCTACCCCCTAGTGCTCTTCACTGCTGAGGTAGCGGTGTTCCTTGAGCATCGCCCGGATCGTTTCCTGATGGTCTTTCCCTTTGGTTTCGAGATGGATCGTGACATTCGCGTCTCCGTACGCGAGCGTCGTCGAGGTTCGATCGTAAGCGATGTGGACGATGTTCGCGTTGAGCGACTGGAGCATTTCGGTCAGCTGCATCAGCGCGCCGGGTTTATCGACGAGCGTGACGGTGACTTTCATTTTCCGTCCCGACTTGATGAGACCTTTTTCGATAATCACCGACAGCAGGGTGACGTCCATGTTCCCGCCGCTGAGAACGGTCCCCACTTTTTTCCCTTTGAGTTCAGGCAGTTTCCCGTGCAGCAACGCGGCGACACCGGCAGCTCCCGCCCCTTCGACGACCAGTTTCTGGCGTTCGAGAAGGAACAAGATCGCATTGGCGATCTCTTCGTCGTCGACGGTGACGATCTGATCCACCGTCTCGAGAATATGCCCCAGCGTCACTTCGGAAGTGTCGCGCACGGCGATCCCGTCGGCAATGGTACGCACGGCGGTACTGTCGATCGCCTGTTTGGCGTCAAACGACTCTTTCATCGCGGGCGCTCCCTGCGCACTCACCCCGATCACCCGGATACGCGGGTCGAGCGCTTTGATCGCCGACGCCATCCCCGAGATGAGGCCGCCGCCGCCGACGGGGATGACGACCGCATCCAGGTCAGCGATCGATCCGATCATCTCCAGCGCGATGGTTCCCTGCCCGGCCATAACCGCCTCGTCCGCGAAAGGGTGAACGAAGACCATGCCGTGCTCGCTTCCGTAGGTCGAAGCGTAAGCGTACGCTTCGTCGTAGTTGCTCCCCGCGAGGATCACTTCCGCGCCGTAATAGCGCACCCCGTTGATCTTCGTCAGAGGGGTCGATTCGGGCATGACGATCAGGGCCCGGATCCCGAATATCTGTGCCGCCATGGCGACACCCTGCGCATGGTTCCCCGCACTGGCCGCGATCACTCCCCGGGAGCGTTCTTCATCGCTGAGGGTCGCGATTTTGTTGTAGGCGCCACGGATTTTGAACGCACCGGTGACCTGAAGGTTCTCTTTTTTGAGATAAATCTCGCATCCGCTCTCTTCGCTCAGTCTGGGGGCATACGCAAACGGCGTTTCGACGACGGTTCCCTGGATCCGCCGGGCGGCTTCGTGGATAGTGGCTAAATCGATCAATGGTTCCCTTTAGGCTTGGATCATGCGGTGCTCGACCATCGAGCAGTGGTTTTGCACCACTTTCATCCCCGCATTGCGCGCTTTTTGCGCGGCATCGTTGTTCACGATCCCTTTTTGGGCCCAGAACACTTTGACGTCACCGCGTTTGATGCACTCGTCGGCAACCGCGTCGAGGGCGTCGGGTTTTCGGAAGATATTGACCATATCGACCGCACAGGGGATCTCGGCGAGCGAACGGTATACCTTTTCTCCCAGAATGGTCTCTTCTTTCGGATAAACGGGGATGATCGTGTATCCGGCGTTTTTCAGATACTCGGCGACGCGGTAACTGTCTTTGGTCGGATCGGGAGAGAGTCCCAGAACCGCGATCGTTTTTACGCCCTCTAAAATCGCTTTGATTTCGTCATTGGTTGCATTGACGGTGGGAAATTGGCATTCCATATCGTATCCTCGGCACATATAGTTAATTTCCCATTATACCAAAATCCGTGCCTGACGCGCTAGCGATGAGCGCTTTGCCCTGCCGTTTGCCACGCAATTGCAACAGTATTTGCGGATAATTGCGCATCCACAATCAGGAGCAGCCATGGCAGGACAGGAACTTACGTTCGGCGAGCATGAATTCATCGTCTCCAAAACAGACACGTCAGGAAAAATCGTCTACGGCAACGAGCTTTTCATCAGGATGTCGGGATACACCGAACAGGAACTTCTGGGCAAGCCCCACAACATTCTGCGTCATCCCGATATGCCCGCTACCGTATATAAGTACCTGTGGGAAACGATCCGGAAAAAAGAGGAGGTATTCGCCTACGTCGTCAACCGTACCAAAAACGGCGACTACTACTGGGTCATGGCCCACGTTACCGCCAGCCTGGATGAAAACGGCGCCATCATCGGCTACCATTCGGTACGGCGCAAACCCTCCGCGCAGGCAATCGCCATGATCAGACCGCTCTACCGAAGCCTCCTCGAAGCCGAGCGCAAGGGAGGCGTATCGGCCGGCGAAGTGCTGCTGAAATCGACACTACAACAACACAAGGTCTCATATGACGAATTTGTCCTCTCTCTAAACTCCAGTATCTCAACATCATCTCGATCGCCGTTTTCTCCGTCGCGCTCGTCTTTGAGATCGTTACGATGGGATTCGACTGGATACGGGTTCTTAATCTTCTCAATTTTGCCATCGCCTGGGCAATATTCGTCAACATCCGTAAGGTTCAGTCCACGATCCATACCGTCGCCGATGTGATGAAAGAGATCGAACAAGGACACATGGAGACCCGCATCACCAACATCGACGACCACGGCGAGCTCCGTACGCTGTGTTGGAACACCAACAACATGATCGACCAGCTCGAAGTCTACCTGCGCGACACCGATGCCGTCATCGATGCCATCAGCCGCGACCGCTACTACCGCACCGTCCAGAGTTCGGGGCTCAAAGGTTCGCTGCGCCGTTCGGCCGAGAGCATCAATCAAAACGTGATCAAGATGCGCGACAGCCACGAAGCGCTCAAACTCTTCGACCTCGATGCCAGACTCGCCGAAATCAGCCGTTCGACCGGAGGGCTTGACGTCATCCAGCAAGACCTGGCCACCACCATCGAACGCCTCTCGGAGATCGCCAAACTCTCGCTGGGGACCGCCGAACTCTCCACCCAAACGGTCGGCGAAGTCGAAAACGTCTCATCCGATTTGTGCACCCTCACCGACCTCGTCCAGCGTTCCAACGACGCGATCATCGCCCTGGGAACGCGGGCCAACGACATCAACTCGGTCGTCAACCTGATCAAAGACATCGCCGACCAGACCAACCTCCTTGCTCTCAATGCCGCCATCGAAGCGGCGCGTGCCGGCGAACACGGACGGGGATTCGCCGTCGTCGCCGATGAGGTGCGCAAACTGGCAGAGAGGACCCAGAAAGCGACGGGAGAAATTTCGATCGCGATCCAGACCCTCCAGCAAGACACCCACGACCTGGAAACCAGCTCGGCTTCAATGAACGACATCGCGATCCAGTCGAATGCGATGATGCAGACCTTTTCCGAAACGATCCTCCGTTTTAACGAAAACGCCCGCACAACCGCCGATCTGGTCGGAAACATCGAGCTCACGTCGTTCGTCACCCTCGCCAAAATCGACCACATCCTCTTCAAAGGGCGCACCTACGACTCGGTGTATACCCGTAAGGCCGCAGGAACGTTCTTCGACCACCACAGCTGCCGGTTCGGAAAATGGTACGAAGGGGATACGGGACGCTCCAAGTTCGGACACTTCCCCTCCTTCGGACGACTCGACCAGCCGCACAAAGAGGTCCATACCAATGCCCTGCGGATTATCGAATTCCTCACCGACGTCGACACGATCGGCGACCACAAAACCGAAATCATCGAGCGGTTCGCAAAAATGGAAGAATCCTCGCGCGAGCTCTTCGTACTGATGGATACGATGCTCAAAGAAGCATCATAAAGACGAACGCACTGCCTTTTTTTTAATCATTTTTTCACCACTTCGCATCGGCGAACGGTGTATCATCTCATCCCTGCTTACACTATTGCACAAGGAGAGGGATGGATACCGTACGACAGATGATTGACGAACGTCGTTTCATCATCCACTTTCAGCCTATCCTCTCGGTGCGCGGACGCACTTTTTTCGGGGTCGAGGCACTCCTTCGCGGCGTGTCGCCCGACGGGACGGCGATTTCCCCTGCTCTCCTTTTCGACCGGGCAGATGCCGAGGGGCTGGGGATGGAGCTCGACCGTCTCGCCCGGCATCTTGCCATCGAATCGTTTCATCCCCTTTGGGAACGCAACAAGCGCCTGCTCCTGTTCGTCAATTTCGAATCCAAGCTGATCGACTCGTACGAACCGGGATCGTACCTTTTCGACGGTTTGCTCAAACGCCACGGAATCCCCTTTAGCAACATCGTTTTGGAGATCAAAGAGGACGAAATCCGCGATACCGCCAAACTCGAAGCGTTTTGTGCCCACTACCGCAATCTCGGGTTCAACATCGCGCTCGATGACTTCGGCGTGGGCCGTTCGAGTTTCGACCGCCTTGCGGTGGTCCGTCCCGACATCATCAAAATCGACCGTTCGCTGATCGCGGGAATCGACGCCGACCATATCCACCGCGAAATCGTCCACGCCATCTGCCGCATGAGTACCAATATCGGGGCGATCGCGCTGGCCGAAGGGGTCGAGACGCCTGAAGAAGCCGCCTACGCGAAATACGCCGGAGCGACGCTGATACAGGGATTCTGGACCGCACGCCCCACGCCCGATCCCGTCTGCGAGAATTTTCCGCTCAAAATCGACGCGATCAAAACCCGCTGCGACCGTCTCCAAAACGACCGCGACGCCCACACCGAGTCTCTGGGCGAACAGGCCCGATCGCTGTGCACGCGCTTTTGCCAAACGTTCTGCGGTCCCGAAACGCCGGAAGGATGGCACGAAGCGCTCCTCCCTGCCCTCTCGGGGATGTCGAACATCGAGGCCCTCTACCTCATCAACGCCTCGGCCAGACAGGTCGGCCCCACCCTGCTGCGGGGAAAAACCCGATCGTTTTTCGAACCCGCCGAACACGGCAGCGACCACTCCCGCAAAGAGTATTTCATCCGCGCCCTCGATTCGAAAAACGGCTACCACCTCACCGCGAATTACGTCTCGCTGGCGACCGGGAACCTTTGCTGCACCTACGCGGCGAAAATAGAGATCGCCAGCGTCCCCTACGTCCTCTGCATCGATTTTATCCGCTGATCGGGCTTATCGCCCAGCTTTGGTGAGAAAAAGCCGCTTTTTATCCATCCCCTTGACCCTGTCGATGGGGTATTTGGCTTCGTTCTTGGCCATTTTATCCACGATTGCCGCTTCCAGATCGATTTCGAGCTTCATGCACAGCCGTATCAGGTAAACGGCAATATCGGCAATCTCCTCGCGGGTATGCTCTCTCACTTCCGAGGGGAGGTCCTGCGACTCCTCTTCGCTCAGCCACTGGAAGATTTCGCTGAGTTCCCCCACCTCGCCCGTCAGAGCCATCACGAGGTTTTTTGGGCTATGGTGTTTTTCCCAGTCGCGCTCGGCGGAAAAACGGCTAAGGAGATTTTGGATATGTTCGAGGTTCATGGGAGTATCCGTCGTATAAAGATGCGGATATTATGACGTAAAAAATCTATGGCGCGATACGGTCACAGTAGGCTTTGAAAGTGAGCATTAAAGGAGGTAGGCACAACGTAAGCCGGGTTCTGGATGAAGCGATAATTAATCTACTGCCCTGATCGCTCAGGGCCTCTAGCGAAACAATAGCGATGTAGGACGCTAACCATCTGTTTCTTGCTGCGCGGTTGGGTTTACATAGCTCTCCTGGTTGCCCAAGAGACTGGTGGGCTCTTACCCCGCCGTTTCACCCTTACCCCTTGCAGGGCGGTCTGCTCTCTGTTGCACTGTCCCTCACGTTACCGTGGCCATCCGTTAGATGGAACCGTGTCCTACGGCAGCCCGGACTTTACCTCTTGGACACGTGTCCAAGCTATCGCCTGTTGTACCTGCGCGTATTATAGGCTAATTAGGATTAGCCGCGCCTAAGATCATTCACTCACGCTCTGATTACGCCCGTTTTCCTTGGCACGGTAGAGGTATCCGTCGGCCCGCTTGAACAGCTCTTTCGTCCCTTCCCCTTTTTGCATCTGGGCGATCCCGAACGAACAGGTGATTTTCCGATCCCGCACCTGCAGACAGTTCTGCACCGCCTGGCGTATCCGCTCGGCCACCTCGCGGGCGGTCGAGAGTTCCGTACCCGGCAGG
The DNA window shown above is from Campylobacterota bacterium and carries:
- a CDS encoding PAS domain-containing protein → MAGQELTFGEHEFIVSKTDTSGKIVYGNELFIRMSGYTEQELLGKPHNILRHPDMPATVYKYLWETIRKKEEVFAYVVNRTKNGDYYWVMAHVTASLDENGAIIGYHSVRRKPSAQAIAMIRPLYRSLLEAERKGGVSAGEVLLKSTLQQHKVSYDEFVLSLNSSISTSSRSPFSPSRSSLRSLRWDSTGYGFLIFSILPSPGQYSSTSVRFSPRSIPSPM
- a CDS encoding phosphatase; translation: MIAIDLGSNTIRFVEYDGCEWGRSFEKIVRTAEGLNESGLIGENAQRRIIEAIAQARERMEWKNQSVVAYTTAAMRRARNASEVLERIERECGLRFEIIGPMKEASLTLLAVQYRLKKLGIGAEAFVLADIGGGSTELIRVEGGESRAVSIEKGIVTLSESVSRPERLGEKIAEFAACVRDALPAGSGSLVLTAGTPTTIAAYVNGMDYETYDPGRINGYVLSLRECYRAYDELLAMDEARRTRYVGVGRENLIVAGILMVTALYEALGHEQAIVVDDGLREGIALDYFHRMSDTSAL
- a CDS encoding CoA-binding protein is translated as MECQFPTVNATNDEIKAILEGVKTIAVLGLSPDPTKDSYRVAEYLKNAGYTIIPVYPKEETILGEKVYRSLAEIPCAVDMVNIFRKPDALDAVADECIKRGDVKVFWAQKGIVNNDAAQKARNAGMKVVQNHCSMVEHRMIQA
- a CDS encoding EAL domain-containing protein; the protein is MDTVRQMIDERRFIIHFQPILSVRGRTFFGVEALLRGVSPDGTAISPALLFDRADAEGLGMELDRLARHLAIESFHPLWERNKRLLLFVNFESKLIDSYEPGSYLFDGLLKRHGIPFSNIVLEIKEDEIRDTAKLEAFCAHYRNLGFNIALDDFGVGRSSFDRLAVVRPDIIKIDRSLIAGIDADHIHREIVHAICRMSTNIGAIALAEGVETPEEAAYAKYAGATLIQGFWTARPTPDPVCENFPLKIDAIKTRCDRLQNDRDAHTESLGEQARSLCTRFCQTFCGPETPEGWHEALLPALSGMSNIEALYLINASARQVGPTLLRGKTRSFFEPAEHGSDHSRKEYFIRALDSKNGYHLTANYVSLATGNLCCTYAAKIEIASVPYVLCIDFIR
- a CDS encoding nucleotide pyrophosphohydrolase, with the protein product MNLEHIQNLLSRFSAERDWEKHHSPKNLVMALTGEVGELSEIFQWLSEEESQDLPSEVREHTREEIADIAVYLIRLCMKLEIDLEAAIVDKMAKNEAKYPIDRVKGMDKKRLFLTKAGR
- a CDS encoding CZB domain-containing protein, whose protein sequence is MLFKGRTYDSVYTRKAAGTFFDHHSCRFGKWYEGDTGRSKFGHFPSFGRLDQPHKEVHTNALRIIEFLTDVDTIGDHKTEIIERFAKMEESSRELFVLMDTMLKEAS
- the ilvA gene encoding threonine ammonia-lyase, whose translation is MIDLATIHEAARRIQGTVVETPFAYAPRLSEESGCEIYLKKENLQVTGAFKIRGAYNKIATLSDEERSRGVIAASAGNHAQGVAMAAQIFGIRALIVMPESTPLTKINGVRYYGAEVILAGSNYDEAYAYASTYGSEHGMVFVHPFADEAVMAGQGTIALEMIGSIADLDAVVIPVGGGGLISGMASAIKALDPRIRVIGVSAQGAPAMKESFDAKQAIDSTAVRTIADGIAVRDTSEVTLGHILETVDQIVTVDDEEIANAILFLLERQKLVVEGAGAAGVAALLHGKLPELKGKKVGTVLSGGNMDVTLLSVIIEKGLIKSGRKMKVTVTLVDKPGALMQLTEMLQSLNANIVHIAYDRTSTTLAYGDANVTIHLETKGKDHQETIRAMLKEHRYLSSEEH